In one window of Camelina sativa cultivar DH55 chromosome 15, Cs, whole genome shotgun sequence DNA:
- the LOC104745590 gene encoding uncharacterized protein LOC104745590 gives MKGNLWLIALFLALYLVISSYAASSETYQIRKLLGIITRPSSSRPAGQCC, from the exons ATGAAGGGAAATCTGTGGTTAATTGCTTTGTTTTTAGCTCTCTATTTGGTGATTTCATCTTATGCAGCTTCAAGTGAGACATACCAAATCCGAAAACTTT TGGGTATAATAACACGGCCTAGTTCGTCAAGACCGGCAGGCCAGTGTTGTTAG
- the LOC109129069 gene encoding uncharacterized protein LOC109129069, translating to MSKSLLPKSIQEEPSPLRSALFIKSEIYLVVLLTTTSSKSALTSLKVYHHQNSRPARPPLPHMLQPDHPWLRCKLLENLWWWKTLGLAVSAPSTVKARLPYCKTLIWIVTSFIGLGPRSHPPLGLSLTFHHLKTNLKGNGSILTNLKSIYMTIFKAHLPIESSSSYGITLSSPILLMFIKSVLLGRRLLVKRLTTTPVWSDSYFWQGLMDSHQSPVVSNIGSILLSQCKSDYKLCVEFLNLHGRWLHVREDPPALLRYCFYLLKYTLRTIPTPTLPLSPNDCKLGSVLLFWCVTGYKLCVEFLNLHGRWLHVREDPPALLRYYTYHLRFLLVVSPNALRFESNSVENLEHVFLFSLLLASYLPCISLVENLSKSSYACFARAVYDHLLVEEFEKSAFMFDSALVPKDLSSIASLSKSSTILKNSWNHYLYLLCISLTSICMNSPPFEGLS from the exons A tGTCCAAAAGTTTACTGCCAAAATCTATCCAAGAGGAACCATCTCCTTTGAGAAGCGCTTTATTCATCAAATCCGAGATCTACCTCGTTGTGCTTCTAACCACTACTAGTTCTAAATCTGCCTTGACTTCCCTGAAAGTATATCATCACCAAAACTCAAGACCGGCAAGACCGCCACTTCCCCATATGCTCCAACCAGATCATCCATGGCTCAGGTGCAAGCTACTGGAAAACCTATGGTGGTGGAAGACTCTTGGACTGGCTGTGTCTGCGCCGTCGACGGTGAAAGCAAGGCTACCGTATTGCAAAACCCTAATCTGGATTGTGACCTCTTTTATTGGGCTAGGCCCACGAAGTCATCCACCTTTAGGCCTCAGTCTAACTTTCCATCATTTAAAGACCAACTTAAAAGGTAATGGCTCTATTCTAACAAACCTAAAGTCTATTTACATGACTATTTTCAAAGCCCATCTACCAATTGAGTCCAGCTCCAGTTATGGTATAACACTATCAAGCCCAATATTGTTGATGTTTATTAAGTCTGTTTTACTTGGCCGAAGACTCCTTGTTAAAAGACTAACGACAACTCCAGTTTGGTCGGATAGTTACTTTTGGCAAGGTCTGATGGATTCTCACCAATCACCTGTAGTTTCGAACATAGGGTCTATCTTATTGTCTCAGTGCAAATCCgactacaagctttgtgtggaattccttaacctccatggccgatggcttcatgtgagggaggacccacctgctCTGTTACGGTATTGCTTTTACCTCCTCAAGTATACCCTTCGGACAATCCCAACCCCCACCCTTCCCCTCTCACCTAATGATTGTAAGCTTGGGtctgtattattattttggtgtGTAACCggctacaagctttgtgtggaattccttaacctccatggccgatggcttcatgtgagggaggacccacctgctttgttacggTATTACACATATCACTTGCGTTTCCTGCTTGTTGTTTCACCCAATGCCCTGAGATTTGAGTCTAACAGTGTGGAAAACCTTGAACATGTGTTCTTGTTTAGTCTCTTGTTGGCGAGTTACCTACCATGTATCTCCCTTGTGGAGAACCTTTCTAAAAGCTCATATGCATGTTTTGCGAGAGCTGTCTATGATCACTTGTTGGTCGAGGAATTCGAGAAGTCTGCCTTCATGTTCGATTCCGCTTTGGTCCCAAAAGATCTTTCAAGCATTGCAAGTCTTTCAAAGTCAAGCACCATCTTGAAAAACTCATGGAACCACTATCTCTATTTGCTTTGTATTTCTCTAACTTCAATTTGTATGAACTCCCCTCCTTTTGAGGGTTTAAGTTAA
- the LOC109125175 gene encoding uncharacterized protein LOC109125175 produces the protein MNWKLVLLTGWILLSSIASNPTLAKVTYPSLTTRKGRIGDIHISKGMKIGFRGSFSRSAHHGNDPPNHNF, from the exons atgaattggaAGTTGGTTTTGCTTACTGGTTGGATTCTCCTCTCGTCTATTGCATCAAACCCAACTTTGGCTAAAGTAACTTATCCATCTCTCACGACAA gGAAAGGGAGGATCGGAGATATACACATCAGCAAAGGAATGAAGATTGGCTTTAGAGGCAGTTTTTCTAGATCTGCACATCATGGAAACGATCCACCAAATCATAATTTCTAA
- the LOC104745589 gene encoding uncharacterized protein LOC104745589, translating to MSPKFILIASLLILCIASSNPIIITISKNRKMTNEEGGRKIHVHKGKKIAVKVSRSPPAKGWICCND from the exons ATGAGTCCTAAGTTCATTCTGATAGCTTCGCTTCTAATTTTATGCATCGCATCTTCCAATCCGATCATCATAACAATTTCCAAAAACCGGAAAATGA CAAATGAAGAAGGAGGTAGAAAGATTCACGTTCACAAAGGAAAGAAGATCGCCGTAAAAGTCAGCCGTTCACCTCCTGCAAAAGGCTGGATTTGTTgcaatgattaa
- the LOC104745592 gene encoding uncharacterized protein LOC104745592 — translation MKVKSCLIASLLILSLVILSYVVLAQSYKSKEETIAETIHIRKIMKIGAPRSKSPRDRQWGGSDSSQAAGPNSL, via the exons ATGAAGGTCAAGTCCTGTTTGATTGCTTCgcttttgattctctctttggTGATTTTGTCATACGTCGTTTTAGCTCAATCATACAAATCCA aagaagaaacaatagcAGAAACGATCCACATTCGAAAGATAATGAAGATCGGAGCACCTCGTAGTAAGTCACCACGCGATCGCCAATGGGGTGGTAGTGACTCGTCACAAGCCGCAGGTCCAAATTCACTATAA
- the LOC109129073 gene encoding uncharacterized protein LOC109129073: MKRNLWLIALFLALYLVISSYAASSETYQIRKLLII; the protein is encoded by the exons atgaagagaaatTTGTGGTTAATTGCTTTGTTTTTGGCTCTCTATTTGGTGATCTCATCTTATGCAGCTTCAAGTGAGACATACCAAATCCGAAAACTTT TGATTATATAG